In Candidatus Krumholzibacteriia bacterium, the following proteins share a genomic window:
- the aspS gene encoding aspartate--tRNA ligase, with translation MSTTGYWLPFARSHRCGDVNASLTGSGVRLMGWVARVRDLGGLRFIDLRDRYGRVQLVVDDAGAGDLAGISAGLRMEDVIAVEGTVRARPREMVRDDSPAGAIEVALSRLVVLNRSEVIPFNIADEVKASEELRLKYRYLDLRRRPLKENIETRHRVLLAIRNFLSKREFLEIETPMLVRATPEGARDYLVPSRLHPGSFYALPQSPQLYKQILMVAGFDRYFQIARCLRDEDLRADRQPEHTQIDMEMSFVEEKDVFELVEPLMAEVFRAGVGAEIATPFRVMPYRDAIATYGIDKPDLRLGMEIRALGDFFAGTEFRVIRSALEGGGEVRGFVVKDGTRLVKRDVDELEAIAKAAGAGGLLSLRRNGARLAGVAARFLGEAIETRIIDGCGMADGDLLLALVGKTPDINVILGKLRIDVGRRLGLDAREGYEFVWVNEFPLFERNEETGGYVPCHHLFSMPFEEDIQYLESDPLRVRAHLYDLVCNGMELASGSIRIHNRDLQERVMAVTGITKEDAARRFGFLLDALEYGAPPHGGIAPGVDRLIMTMVGAPSIRDVIAFPKTQKATSLMDDAPSPVEPDQLRDLHIRVVPPKE, from the coding sequence GTGAGTACCACGGGTTACTGGCTTCCGTTCGCACGTTCACACCGTTGCGGCGATGTGAATGCGTCGCTGACCGGTAGCGGCGTGCGACTCATGGGATGGGTGGCGCGCGTGCGCGACCTGGGCGGGCTGCGCTTCATCGACCTGCGCGACCGCTATGGACGCGTGCAGCTGGTGGTGGACGACGCCGGCGCGGGCGATCTGGCCGGGATCAGCGCGGGGCTGCGCATGGAGGACGTGATCGCGGTGGAGGGGACGGTGCGCGCGCGTCCCCGGGAGATGGTGCGCGATGACTCGCCGGCGGGAGCCATCGAGGTGGCATTGTCGCGATTGGTGGTGCTGAACCGCTCGGAAGTGATTCCGTTCAACATCGCCGATGAGGTCAAGGCCAGCGAGGAACTGCGCCTCAAGTATCGCTACCTCGATCTGCGCCGCCGCCCGCTCAAGGAAAACATCGAGACGCGCCATCGCGTGCTGCTCGCCATTCGCAATTTTCTCTCCAAGCGCGAATTTCTGGAGATCGAAACCCCCATGCTGGTGCGCGCCACCCCGGAGGGTGCGCGCGACTACCTCGTTCCCAGCCGCCTGCACCCGGGGAGTTTCTACGCGCTGCCGCAGAGCCCGCAGCTCTACAAGCAGATCCTGATGGTGGCGGGCTTCGACCGCTACTTCCAGATTGCACGCTGCCTGCGCGACGAGGATTTGCGCGCGGATCGCCAGCCCGAGCACACCCAGATCGACATGGAGATGAGCTTCGTCGAAGAGAAGGACGTCTTCGAACTCGTCGAACCCCTCATGGCGGAGGTGTTCCGCGCGGGTGTGGGTGCGGAGATTGCGACGCCGTTTCGCGTGATGCCGTACCGCGACGCAATCGCGACCTACGGCATCGACAAGCCCGACCTGCGGCTGGGTATGGAGATCCGCGCGCTGGGCGATTTCTTCGCGGGCACGGAGTTCCGCGTCATCCGCTCGGCGCTGGAGGGGGGCGGCGAGGTGCGCGGCTTCGTGGTCAAGGACGGTACGCGCCTGGTCAAGCGCGACGTCGACGAACTGGAAGCAATCGCGAAGGCGGCGGGTGCGGGCGGGCTCTTGAGTCTGCGCCGCAACGGCGCGCGACTCGCGGGTGTCGCGGCCAGGTTCCTGGGGGAGGCCATCGAAACGCGCATCATCGATGGGTGTGGCATGGCGGACGGCGACCTGCTGCTCGCACTGGTGGGGAAGACGCCCGACATCAATGTCATTCTCGGTAAGCTGCGCATCGACGTCGGGCGCCGGTTGGGGCTGGACGCGCGCGAGGGCTACGAGTTTGTCTGGGTCAACGAGTTTCCGCTCTTCGAGCGTAACGAGGAGACCGGCGGCTATGTCCCGTGTCACCACCTGTTCTCGATGCCGTTCGAGGAAGACATTCAGTATCTGGAATCGGATCCACTGCGCGTGCGCGCGCATCTCTACGACCTGGTATGCAACGGCATGGAACTGGCCTCGGGCAGCATCCGCATCCACAACCGTGACCTGCAGGAACGCGTGATGGCGGTGACGGGAATCACGAAGGAGGACGCCGCGCGGCGCTTCGGGTTCCTGCTCGACGCGCTCGAGTACGGCGCGCCCCCGCACGGTGGTATCGCGCCGGGCGTGGACCGGCTGATCATGACCATGGTGGGTGCTCCCTCGATCCGCGACGTCATCGCGTTCCCGAAGACGCAAAAGGCAACGTCGCTGATGGACGACGCGCCCTCGCCGGTGGAACCGGACCAGCTGCGCGACCTCCACATCCGCGTCGTCCCCCCGAAGGAGTGA
- a CDS encoding LysM peptidoglycan-binding domain-containing protein, with amino-acid sequence MVRNVLVVLFGVIIAAGSVGCSRTKGRTIDIDQGEYYGEDEFAALSNKEKAAYCDALETKRNQMQASLDDKQEDLAATKKRIDSLRNQITPVEKEILRVESDIRTLSAQVAQYEALPRQYKVVAGDCLSIIAEKDEVYADWTKWPRIYRANLDKIEDPVWIYPDTTLAIPRDLPTQHRVAPYETLEIIAGYWEVYGDPAEWVRLFEANKDKVRDPNELEPDILLVIPR; translated from the coding sequence GTGGTACGCAACGTTCTGGTAGTTCTCTTCGGAGTGATTATCGCCGCGGGTTCCGTGGGCTGCAGCCGCACCAAGGGCCGGACCATCGATATCGATCAGGGCGAGTATTACGGCGAGGACGAGTTCGCCGCGCTCTCCAACAAGGAGAAGGCGGCGTACTGTGACGCGCTCGAAACGAAGCGCAACCAGATGCAGGCGTCGCTCGATGACAAGCAGGAGGATCTCGCCGCCACCAAGAAGCGCATCGACTCGCTGCGCAACCAGATCACGCCGGTGGAGAAGGAAATCCTGCGCGTCGAGTCCGACATCCGCACGCTCTCCGCGCAGGTCGCGCAGTACGAGGCGCTGCCCCGCCAGTACAAGGTGGTTGCCGGCGACTGCCTGTCCATCATCGCCGAGAAGGACGAGGTCTACGCGGACTGGACCAAGTGGCCACGAATCTACCGGGCCAACCTGGACAAGATCGAGGACCCGGTCTGGATCTACCCCGATACGACCCTCGCCATCCCGCGGGATCTGCCCACGCAACACCGCGTGGCACCCTACGAAACCCTCGAAATCATAGCGGGTTACTGGGAGGTCTATGGCGATCCGGCGGAATGGGTCCGCCTTTTCGAGGCAAATAAGGATAAGGTGCGTGATCCCAACGAGTTAGAGCCTGATATCCTCCTCGTGATCCCCCGCTAG
- a CDS encoding PhoH family protein, with protein MKTKKRVLSFSGVDPLKLFGAADTHLSIVDRHYPGSVVVRGDDIILNGTGDQIDRLTAFFREIIDIARGGRALSEQDFNYILTRGNGGGGAEASPVAEFNGLDRDVVVSTRRGATITPRTPGQKRYLDAIRGYDVVFGIGPAGTGKTYLAVAAAVAALRVGAIERVFLVRPVVEAGESLGFLPGDFQAKLDPYVRPVVDALGEMLGHDRTGKLMENGTIEIAPLAYMRGRTLNDAYVILDEAQNTTEMQMKMFLTRLGRNAKAVVNGDITQIDLDPPSRSGLLAAQRILKDVDGIAFVHLTQDDVVRHRLVQRIINAFDAHERQEGGEEPQR; from the coding sequence TTGAAGACCAAAAAGAGGGTGCTGTCGTTCAGCGGCGTCGACCCTCTCAAGCTTTTCGGAGCCGCAGACACCCATCTATCAATCGTCGATCGCCACTACCCGGGCAGCGTCGTCGTTCGCGGCGACGATATCATCCTCAATGGCACCGGGGATCAGATAGACCGGCTCACCGCGTTCTTCCGTGAGATCATCGACATCGCCCGCGGCGGGCGTGCCCTCTCCGAGCAGGACTTCAACTATATTCTGACCCGTGGCAACGGGGGTGGCGGTGCGGAAGCGTCTCCGGTTGCGGAATTCAACGGGCTGGATCGCGACGTGGTGGTGTCGACCCGGCGCGGCGCAACCATTACCCCGCGCACGCCGGGACAGAAGCGCTATCTCGATGCCATTCGCGGCTACGACGTCGTGTTCGGAATTGGACCCGCCGGCACCGGCAAGACCTATCTCGCCGTGGCTGCGGCGGTGGCCGCGCTTCGCGTCGGCGCCATCGAACGCGTATTCCTGGTGCGCCCCGTGGTCGAAGCCGGCGAGAGCCTCGGATTCCTTCCGGGCGACTTCCAGGCCAAACTGGACCCCTACGTGCGGCCGGTGGTCGACGCCCTGGGTGAAATGCTGGGGCACGACCGCACGGGGAAACTGATGGAGAACGGGACCATCGAGATTGCGCCGCTCGCCTACATGCGCGGGCGCACGCTCAACGATGCCTACGTCATCCTCGACGAAGCGCAGAATACCACCGAGATGCAGATGAAGATGTTCCTGACCCGGCTGGGCCGAAACGCCAAGGCGGTGGTCAACGGTGACATCACCCAGATTGACCTGGATCCGCCATCGCGTTCCGGCCTGCTGGCCGCCCAGCGCATCCTCAAGGACGTGGACGGGATTGCGTTCGTGCACCTGACCCAGGACGACGTGGTCCGTCACCGGCTCGTGCAGCGCATCATCAACGCCTTCGACGCACACGAGCGGCAGGAGGGCGGCGAGGAGCCCCAACGATGA
- a CDS encoding HDIG domain-containing protein produces the protein MKRPGLNGLLPRSGRHPARAERRGRTRPSLRRAAPRIALGVVFTVVVIALLPPVRERVDPAYRAGEVATHEIVAPYSFRVPLSGDEMRVARARASISVSPVFRRDRQVERDLSRDLGALLDSVAAIVGDRDVSEDERISRASQWLPGVSREVLRDALRPDRFPALRAAARDYHRELTARGLIDNAAVLRRNTYKEIVVVDDGGEQKRPVSSLVDPTRVDEVVRAEATARFGDDRARAQLFHDLVRGHALPSLSFDADETTRRREAASAAVKDHFDVVKGERLVSRNERVSNEQETALRALEEARLAQSADHTPWRVARAYAGVALRLMLFCGMLGVYLLVFQRHVWEDLSSLSAVFVVMLIHAVVVGLVVRLGWSIYLAPVAFVSVMLAALFDYRLGLIAGAFAAAFLPLAAPIEVGPTFVSWLAGVAGVAGIERMRARSRGYSVFGLVAAAYLVGIVAVDLGNASSLRAVGTHVMWGGVNGFVTGAATVFLLPVFEQAFNRTSRFTLLELTDLNKPILKRLSIEAAGTYHHSMLLGNLVDTIASAIGADPLRARVMAYYHDIGKVFKPEYFAENQESGFNKHEKITPQMSAIILVSHVKDGVELARQEKLPETIVDGIREHHGTTVMAFFYQKALETDSHASVNRDDFRYPGPRPRTREAAILMCADTVEAAVRSLDDPTPTQIRAMVTRLVDARAQEGELDESGITLHELNVIKEKLVAMLTTIYNKRIAYPGQDKTLAPEDWKAAGESVAESG, from the coding sequence ATGAAGCGACCCGGTCTCAACGGCCTGCTGCCACGCAGCGGCAGACACCCCGCGCGCGCCGAGCGCCGCGGCCGAACGCGGCCGTCCCTGAGGCGTGCGGCCCCGCGCATTGCGCTGGGCGTCGTGTTCACGGTGGTGGTCATTGCGTTGCTGCCGCCGGTCCGCGAGCGCGTTGATCCCGCGTATCGCGCCGGCGAGGTGGCGACGCACGAGATCGTGGCCCCGTATTCGTTCCGCGTGCCCCTCTCCGGCGACGAGATGCGCGTGGCGCGGGCGCGCGCGTCGATTTCCGTATCGCCGGTGTTTCGGCGCGACCGGCAGGTGGAGCGCGACCTGTCGCGCGATCTGGGCGCGCTGCTGGATTCCGTCGCCGCCATTGTCGGCGACCGGGACGTCTCCGAGGACGAGCGCATATCGCGCGCCTCGCAGTGGCTGCCCGGCGTATCGCGCGAGGTCTTGCGCGACGCACTGCGGCCGGATCGTTTCCCGGCCCTGCGAGCCGCGGCGCGCGATTATCACCGGGAACTCACCGCGCGCGGCCTGATCGACAACGCCGCGGTGTTGCGGCGCAACACCTACAAGGAGATTGTGGTCGTCGACGACGGCGGTGAACAGAAACGCCCCGTGTCTTCGCTGGTCGATCCCACCCGGGTCGACGAGGTGGTGCGCGCCGAGGCGACGGCGCGATTCGGAGACGATCGCGCCCGCGCGCAACTCTTCCACGACCTGGTTCGCGGGCATGCGCTGCCCAGCCTGTCCTTCGATGCCGACGAAACCACCCGCCGGCGCGAAGCCGCATCCGCGGCGGTGAAGGATCATTTCGATGTGGTCAAGGGTGAGCGCCTCGTGTCGCGCAACGAGCGCGTCAGCAATGAGCAGGAAACCGCGCTGCGCGCGCTGGAGGAGGCGAGGCTGGCGCAGAGCGCCGACCACACGCCGTGGCGTGTGGCACGCGCCTACGCCGGGGTGGCGCTGCGCCTGATGCTGTTCTGCGGGATGCTGGGCGTGTACCTGCTCGTGTTTCAGCGGCACGTGTGGGAGGATCTGAGCAGCCTCTCCGCGGTGTTCGTGGTGATGCTGATCCACGCCGTGGTGGTGGGACTGGTGGTTCGGCTGGGCTGGAGCATCTACCTGGCGCCGGTGGCATTCGTCTCGGTGATGCTTGCAGCACTGTTCGACTACCGGCTCGGCCTCATTGCGGGAGCGTTCGCGGCGGCGTTCCTGCCCCTGGCTGCACCCATCGAGGTGGGCCCGACCTTCGTTTCCTGGCTGGCCGGCGTCGCCGGTGTTGCGGGCATCGAGCGAATGCGAGCGCGCAGCCGCGGCTACTCGGTGTTCGGGTTGGTGGCGGCCGCCTACCTGGTGGGCATCGTGGCCGTCGATCTGGGCAATGCTTCCAGCCTTCGCGCCGTGGGAACACACGTGATGTGGGGCGGCGTCAATGGCTTCGTGACCGGGGCGGCCACCGTGTTCCTGCTGCCGGTGTTCGAGCAGGCGTTCAATCGAACGTCGCGATTCACGCTGCTGGAACTCACCGATCTCAACAAGCCCATCCTGAAGCGACTCAGCATCGAAGCGGCGGGCACGTACCACCACTCCATGCTGCTGGGCAACCTGGTCGATACCATTGCGAGCGCCATCGGTGCCGACCCGTTGCGCGCGCGGGTGATGGCGTACTACCACGACATCGGCAAGGTTTTCAAGCCGGAGTATTTTGCGGAGAATCAGGAATCTGGTTTCAACAAGCACGAGAAGATCACGCCGCAGATGAGCGCCATCATCCTGGTTTCGCACGTCAAGGACGGCGTGGAGCTGGCCCGGCAGGAGAAGCTCCCCGAAACCATCGTGGACGGCATCCGCGAGCACCACGGCACGACGGTGATGGCCTTCTTCTACCAGAAGGCGCTGGAAACCGACTCGCACGCGAGCGTCAACCGTGACGACTTCCGCTATCCGGGGCCGCGCCCGCGTACGCGCGAGGCGGCCATCCTGATGTGCGCGGACACGGTGGAAGCGGCGGTGCGTTCTCTCGACGATCCCACCCCGACACAGATTCGTGCCATGGTGACGCGGCTGGTGGACGCGCGCGCGCAGGAGGGTGAACTGGATGAGAGCGGCATCACCCTGCACGAACTCAACGTGATCAAGGAGAAGCTGGTGGCCATGCTCACCACCATCTACAACAAGCGCATCGCGTATCCGGGGCAGGACAAGACGCTCGCGCCCGAGGACTGGAAGGCGGCCGGTGAAAGCGTCGCTGAATCGGGCTAG
- the ybeY gene encoding rRNA maturation RNase YbeY — MKASLNRASRARPRWFDGAWSERVATAAALLKPAQGAVNIVMVDDREIRRLNRRYRGKDKPTDVLSFSYLDDGVDTADATVGDVFFSHETLARDAKRLGVAVPDLALRLVVHGMLHVIGYDHESDADAARMERRERTILKRLLPADTVRELF, encoded by the coding sequence GTGAAAGCGTCGCTGAATCGGGCTAGCCGGGCGCGCCCGCGCTGGTTCGACGGCGCGTGGTCGGAGCGCGTGGCCACGGCGGCCGCGTTGCTCAAGCCAGCGCAGGGAGCGGTCAACATCGTCATGGTGGACGACCGTGAAATCCGCCGCCTCAACCGGCGTTATCGCGGAAAGGACAAGCCAACCGACGTGCTCTCGTTCTCCTACCTCGACGACGGTGTTGATACGGCCGATGCCACCGTGGGTGACGTGTTCTTCTCGCACGAGACGCTGGCGCGCGACGCGAAGCGCCTCGGTGTGGCCGTGCCCGACCTGGCCCTGCGCCTGGTGGTGCATGGTATGTTGCACGTGATTGGCTATGACCACGAGTCGGACGCCGATGCCGCGCGCATGGAGCGCCGCGAGCGAACCATCCTCAAGCGTCTCCTTCCGGCGGACACCGTCCGCGAACTCTTCTGA
- a CDS encoding hemolysin family protein — MSSGIAVVVYVLSLGLLAAYSAALTALGVLSLHGVESAEDSKPDWLVARATDDPVTTGVALGLARSLSILFVVISAIALVHEAGPVGSGVFAAASVLLPAFAARALALEGAMTLLSIVRPVAVPTVYTLRPAALMACRLLSRASPALPRLFAFDVIPLADKIDLIGDGEGGPAEEEERRIMSSIADFGETRARDVMVPRIDIIAVDVAMDREEALAAIMEAGHSRIPVYERSIDHVIGTLHTQDLLVKVLAGEDFSIRVLARDAFFVPESKLITELLAEFKVRRQHLAIVVDEYGGTAGIVTLEDVIEELVGDIRDEFDSEEDLVRRLDRDSALVSARIHIEELNDILNLSLQDDVADTLGGLLYHVIGRVPRVGDSWVHDKVEFEVQSVERQRVVRVLVRGLSSNERLAAEGD; from the coding sequence ATGAGCAGTGGCATTGCAGTCGTTGTTTACGTCCTGTCCCTGGGGCTGCTGGCGGCGTACAGTGCCGCGCTGACGGCGCTGGGGGTGCTCTCGCTGCACGGGGTGGAGAGCGCGGAGGACAGCAAGCCCGACTGGCTGGTGGCGCGGGCCACCGATGACCCGGTGACCACCGGGGTGGCCCTGGGGTTGGCGCGATCGTTGTCCATCCTCTTCGTGGTGATTTCAGCGATCGCCCTGGTGCACGAAGCCGGCCCGGTGGGTTCGGGCGTGTTCGCGGCGGCGTCCGTCCTGCTGCCCGCCTTTGCGGCCCGCGCGCTGGCCCTGGAAGGCGCCATGACCCTGCTGAGCATCGTGCGCCCGGTTGCGGTCCCCACCGTCTACACCCTGCGTCCCGCGGCGCTGATGGCGTGCCGCCTGCTGTCGCGTGCTTCTCCCGCCCTGCCCCGGCTGTTCGCCTTCGACGTGATTCCGCTGGCCGACAAGATCGACCTGATCGGTGACGGTGAGGGAGGTCCCGCAGAGGAGGAAGAGCGCCGCATCATGTCCAGCATCGCCGACTTCGGCGAAACACGCGCGCGTGACGTGATGGTGCCGCGCATCGACATCATCGCGGTCGACGTGGCCATGGATCGCGAGGAGGCGCTCGCCGCCATCATGGAGGCGGGGCACTCGCGCATACCGGTGTACGAGCGTTCCATCGACCATGTCATCGGCACGTTGCATACCCAGGACCTGCTGGTCAAGGTCCTGGCCGGTGAGGATTTCTCCATCCGCGTGCTGGCACGCGATGCCTTCTTCGTCCCGGAGAGCAAGCTCATCACCGAACTGCTCGCGGAGTTCAAGGTGCGCCGCCAGCACCTCGCCATCGTCGTCGACGAGTACGGCGGCACCGCCGGCATCGTGACCCTCGAGGACGTCATTGAGGAGCTGGTGGGCGACATTCGTGACGAATTCGACTCGGAGGAGGATCTCGTCCGCCGGCTCGACCGGGACAGCGCGTTGGTGAGCGCGCGCATCCACATCGAGGAACTCAACGACATCCTCAATCTCTCCCTGCAGGACGACGTGGCCGACACCCTGGGCGGGTTGCTCTATCACGTGATCGGACGGGTACCGCGCGTAGGGGACAGCTGGGTGCACGACAAGGTGGAGTTCGAGGTGCAGTCGGTGGAGCGCCAGCGGGTCGTGCGCGTGCTGGTGCGCGGGTTGTCGTCGAACGAGCGCCTCGCCGCGGAGGGCGACTGA
- the mgtE gene encoding magnesium transporter, with amino-acid sequence MEPDRIQDIEYARALIEAGRLQELDEFLDPLHSADIAEILDELEVGQQIVVLKRLDNERAAEVLTELDSKSGQALLHLLTDHEVVALLGELPSDDAADLISTLPPEKTERVEALLPSEDRDEIHELLEFGPETAGGLMQVERVWVREDANIQDAIDFVRRVADEVESPQRVYVVSESDELVGVLSIMDLVLREPSVRVRDVMERNVPSVPVDMDQEQVAALFSKYDEFTMPVVDVEGRLVGRITMDDIIDVMEEEATEDITAIAGTTDEEMGETSIVLVSRSRLPWLLIGFFGEVIGAVLMSRYEASLATFVVLVFFIPLIVATAGNIGVQAAVVVVREIALGQIDLKRTGQRVFKEIQVAFLNGMVLGALLFGLVYAWRQDAALGALLWVTLLLVIFVAAVMGSAIPLFLNRLRVDPALASGPFVTVSNDIVGMAIYLTLATAYLRTH; translated from the coding sequence ATGGAGCCGGATCGCATCCAGGATATCGAATACGCCCGCGCCCTGATCGAAGCGGGCCGCCTGCAGGAACTGGACGAGTTCCTCGATCCGCTGCATTCCGCTGACATCGCCGAAATCCTCGATGAACTCGAGGTCGGCCAGCAGATCGTCGTCCTCAAGCGCCTGGACAACGAGCGAGCCGCGGAAGTCCTCACCGAGCTCGATTCCAAGTCCGGCCAGGCCCTGCTCCACCTCCTCACCGACCACGAGGTCGTGGCACTGCTGGGAGAACTCCCCTCGGACGATGCCGCGGACCTCATCTCCACGCTTCCCCCGGAGAAGACCGAACGCGTGGAGGCGCTGCTGCCCAGCGAGGATCGCGACGAGATCCACGAGCTGCTCGAGTTCGGCCCCGAGACCGCCGGTGGCCTCATGCAGGTGGAGCGCGTGTGGGTTCGCGAGGACGCGAACATCCAGGACGCGATCGACTTCGTGCGCCGGGTGGCCGACGAGGTGGAGAGCCCGCAGCGCGTCTACGTGGTGAGCGAGAGCGATGAACTGGTGGGTGTGCTCTCCATCATGGACCTGGTTCTGCGGGAGCCCTCGGTGCGCGTGCGCGACGTGATGGAGCGCAACGTGCCCAGCGTGCCGGTCGACATGGACCAGGAGCAGGTGGCCGCGCTCTTCTCCAAGTATGACGAGTTCACCATGCCGGTGGTGGATGTCGAGGGGCGGCTGGTGGGCCGCATCACCATGGACGACATCATCGACGTCATGGAGGAGGAGGCGACCGAGGACATCACCGCCATCGCCGGTACCACCGACGAGGAAATGGGGGAGACCTCCATCGTGCTCGTCTCGCGAAGCCGGCTGCCGTGGCTCTTGATCGGGTTCTTCGGCGAGGTCATCGGCGCGGTGCTGATGAGCCGCTACGAAGCCTCGCTGGCCACCTTCGTGGTGCTGGTGTTCTTCATTCCACTCATCGTCGCCACCGCCGGCAACATCGGTGTGCAGGCGGCGGTGGTGGTGGTGCGCGAGATCGCGCTGGGGCAGATCGACCTCAAGCGGACCGGGCAGCGCGTGTTCAAGGAGATCCAGGTGGCCTTCTTGAACGGGATGGTGCTGGGGGCGCTTCTGTTCGGCCTGGTGTACGCCTGGCGCCAGGACGCCGCCCTGGGTGCCCTGCTGTGGGTGACGCTGCTGCTGGTGATTTTCGTGGCGGCGGTGATGGGCTCGGCCATCCCGCTCTTCCTGAACCGGTTGCGGGTGGACCCCGCGCTGGCCTCCGGCCCCTTTGTCACCGTTTCCAACGACATCGTCGGAATGGCGATTTACCTGACCCTCGCCACCGCGTACCTTAGGACCCACTGA
- the recO gene encoding DNA repair protein RecO, producing MLIKDSGLVLSTSRSGETSLSFVFLGRESGKIRILAKGAIGPRHPTRGAIEPGNEIEVLFYQREGFATRYLKEVSLIVSPCAGRESLPHLAAGLAALELLDQVCVPGASLDAAIVDTAAAFLSVPRSGDPLLLFLAFEIKLLDALGVSPDTMNCVRCGADPGEGSYSPRDGVSFCAEHRGAFPDAVRLTPEVVAVAAGCVSEPFPDIAAREVSRAARKELGRLVHWTYTYHVQGYHLPRSLNLI from the coding sequence ATGCTCATAAAAGACAGTGGACTCGTTCTGTCGACCTCGCGCAGCGGGGAAACCAGCCTGTCGTTCGTGTTCCTGGGACGCGAAAGCGGCAAGATTCGCATCCTGGCCAAGGGCGCCATTGGTCCGCGGCATCCCACGCGTGGTGCCATCGAACCCGGCAACGAAATCGAAGTGCTGTTCTACCAGCGCGAGGGCTTCGCGACGCGTTACCTCAAGGAAGTGTCGCTGATCGTGTCGCCGTGTGCGGGGCGCGAGTCGCTGCCGCACCTGGCGGCCGGGCTCGCCGCGCTGGAACTGCTCGACCAGGTGTGCGTGCCGGGCGCGAGCCTGGATGCGGCCATCGTTGACACGGCGGCGGCGTTTCTGTCCGTACCGCGCTCCGGCGACCCGCTGCTCCTCTTCCTAGCCTTCGAGATCAAGCTGTTGGACGCGCTGGGGGTCTCGCCCGACACCATGAACTGCGTGCGCTGCGGGGCGGACCCGGGGGAGGGGAGCTACAGTCCGCGCGACGGGGTGAGCTTCTGCGCGGAGCACCGTGGCGCCTTTCCGGATGCGGTCAGACTGACGCCGGAGGTGGTTGCGGTGGCGGCCGGTTGCGTGTCGGAACCGTTCCCGGATATCGCCGCGCGCGAGGTTTCGCGCGCCGCCAGAAAGGAGTTGGGGCGGTTGGTACACTGGACCTATACTTACCACGTTCAGGGATATCACCTGCCTCGATCGTTGAACCTCATATGA
- the glyQ gene encoding glycine--tRNA ligase subunit alpha gives MTTRTASRATPRRTSAPTKQEIITRLHEFWARQGCVLVQPYNSEVGAGTLNPATFLRVLGPEPWRAGYVEPSKRPRDGRYGENPNRVQQFLQYQVVLKPPPDNVLTLYIESLRYIGIDPAHHDIRLVEDDWEAPTLGASGLGWEVWLDGMEITQFTYFQQAGSLELEPITAEITYGLLRLCLYLQKVDSVLDVEWAPGVSWGEMNLQAEQEFSAFHFEHANTDMYFRIFQEYEREAAAMLAAGLVLPAYDYVVKLSHVFNLLDSRGAISVTERTGYIGRIRTLARRAALAYIEKREALGFPLLKQTGQRALKRRRA, from the coding sequence TTGACCACGCGCACAGCATCACGCGCGACGCCGCGGCGAACGTCCGCTCCCACCAAGCAGGAGATCATCACGCGGCTTCATGAATTCTGGGCGCGCCAGGGGTGCGTCCTGGTACAGCCCTACAACTCCGAGGTGGGCGCGGGCACGCTCAACCCGGCCACGTTTCTGCGCGTGCTCGGGCCCGAACCCTGGCGCGCGGGTTACGTGGAACCCTCCAAGCGTCCGCGCGACGGGCGCTATGGAGAGAATCCCAATCGCGTGCAGCAGTTCCTGCAGTACCAGGTGGTACTCAAGCCGCCCCCGGACAACGTGCTGACGCTCTATATAGAGAGCCTGCGCTACATCGGCATCGATCCGGCGCACCACGACATCCGCCTGGTGGAGGACGACTGGGAGGCGCCCACGCTGGGCGCATCCGGTCTGGGCTGGGAGGTGTGGCTGGACGGGATGGAGATCACGCAGTTCACCTATTTCCAGCAGGCGGGCTCGCTGGAGCTGGAGCCCATCACCGCGGAGATCACCTACGGACTGCTGCGGCTGTGTCTCTACCTGCAGAAGGTGGACTCGGTGCTCGACGTGGAGTGGGCGCCGGGGGTGTCGTGGGGTGAGATGAACCTGCAGGCGGAACAGGAGTTCTCGGCCTTCCATTTCGAACACGCCAACACCGACATGTACTTCCGCATCTTCCAGGAGTACGAGCGCGAAGCTGCCGCCATGCTGGCGGCGGGGCTGGTGTTGCCCGCGTACGACTATGTGGTGAAGCTCTCGCACGTATTCAATCTGCTGGATTCGCGTGGCGCCATCAGTGTCACCGAACGCACCGGCTACATCGGCCGCATCCGCACGCTGGCGCGCCGTGCAGCACTGGCGTACATCGAAAAGCGCGAGGCGCTGGGATTCCCGCTGCTCAAACAGACGGGGCAGCGCGCGCTGAAGCGGAGGCGCGCGTGA